A genome region from Aliivibrio salmonicida LFI1238 includes the following:
- a CDS encoding flagella synthesis protein FlgN yields the protein MAQTLTELLDLQRSVALSLSTVLSREKYAIASRKSADMESIAHDKLGLLNQLRQYDQLLGSHTERELLSEDSALNEKVTEIKSIIHDCKQENEINGEALQRAQLSFNKLNNLMQQSRGKNGMTYTAEGQTRNITTLGTNIKA from the coding sequence ATGGCACAAACATTAACTGAATTATTAGATCTACAACGCAGTGTCGCTCTATCTCTTTCGACGGTTCTTAGTCGAGAGAAATATGCGATAGCCAGTAGAAAATCGGCAGATATGGAAAGCATTGCTCATGATAAATTAGGCTTGCTAAACCAACTACGTCAATATGATCAGTTATTAGGTAGCCATACAGAAAGAGAGCTGCTTTCTGAAGATAGCGCGTTAAATGAAAAAGTAACGGAAATAAAATCGATTATTCATGATTGTAAACAAGAAAATGAAATCAATGGGGAAGCACTTCAGCGCGCCCAATTAAGTTTTAATAAGTTAAATAATCTTATGCAACAAAGTCGTGGAAAAAATGGCATGACTTATACTGCTGAAGGGCAAACACGTAACATAACGACACTTGGTACAAACATAAAAGCGTAA
- the flgM gene encoding flagellar biosynthesis anti-sigma factor FlgM produces the protein MTSIDQLRASQAMSTLRSQARVDSGDKAPASAAPAMSAKADAVSLSHQGKEIGQMHQQLATEPSFNADKVAAIKAAIANGSYSVDPERLADNIIKFEDELAGL, from the coding sequence ATGACAAGTATTGACCAATTACGTGCTAGCCAGGCAATGTCAACGCTACGCAGCCAAGCTCGTGTTGACTCTGGTGATAAAGCACCAGCAAGTGCAGCACCGGCAATGTCAGCAAAAGCAGATGCGGTTTCTTTAAGCCATCAAGGTAAAGAAATTGGCCAAATGCATCAACAGTTAGCGACAGAACCTTCTTTTAACGCAGACAAAGTAGCGGCAATAAAAGCAGCTATCGCAAATGGATCGTATTCTGTTGATCCAGAACGCCTAGCTGACAATATTATCAAATTTGAAGATGAACTGGCTGGCCTATAA
- the ligA gene encoding NAD-dependent DNA ligase LigA, with protein MSIEKTLDELKKQLNYHAYRYYVEDSPELPDAEYDRMMQQLLLIEKEHPEFMTVDSPSQRVGGEALGGFTQVQHEIPMLSLDNAFNDNELDSFEKRINDRLISDSVSLFCCEPKLDGLAVSLLYVDGLLVQAGTRGDGATGENITENVRTIRCIPLTLQGEGWPTRLEVRGEVFMPKAGFDALNERALKRAEKPFANPRNAAAGSLRQLDSKITATRPLSFYAYSVGIIEGGELEGSHYQRFVQLKNWGLPMCEETKQCHSLTDVKAYYKDILERRDALKYEIDGVVIKVDSISLQEQLGFVARAPRWAIAYKFPAQEELTVLNDVEFQVGRTGAITPVAKLEPIFVGGVTVSNATLHNADEIARLGVHIGDTVIIRRAGDVIPQIVSVVEARRPEDSKAIIYPTTCPACDSQLERIEGEVVTRCVAGLVCPAQRKEALKHFVSRKALDVDGLGDKVVEQLVDKEMVETPADLFKLSAGVLTVLDRMGPKSAQNVVNALNKAKETTLSRFLYSLGIREVGEATAANLALHFQTLNAISSATFEQLIEVSDVGDIVAKHILGFFSEPHNQAVIENLQLMGVNWPDIKALDESVPQPLADKVVVLTGTLYKLKRNEAKAALQELGAKVAGSVSKNTDILFAGEAAGSKLAKAEELGVEIMNEEQLIEILNN; from the coding sequence ATGAGTATTGAAAAAACACTAGATGAGCTTAAAAAACAGCTTAATTATCACGCTTACCGTTATTATGTTGAAGACAGTCCAGAGCTTCCTGATGCTGAATATGATCGAATGATGCAGCAACTATTGTTGATTGAAAAAGAACACCCAGAGTTCATGACTGTCGACTCTCCAAGCCAGCGCGTTGGTGGTGAAGCATTAGGTGGTTTTACTCAAGTTCAACATGAGATCCCTATGTTGTCATTGGATAATGCATTTAACGATAATGAACTCGACTCTTTTGAAAAACGCATTAATGATCGTCTTATTTCGGATTCGGTTTCCTTGTTTTGTTGTGAGCCTAAGCTTGATGGTTTAGCGGTAAGCCTTTTGTATGTTGATGGGCTGTTAGTTCAAGCGGGAACTCGTGGTGATGGTGCAACAGGCGAAAATATTACAGAGAACGTAAGAACTATTCGTTGCATACCGCTAACGTTACAAGGAGAAGGATGGCCAACTCGTTTAGAGGTTCGCGGTGAAGTCTTCATGCCTAAAGCCGGGTTTGATGCGTTAAATGAAAGAGCGCTAAAACGTGCTGAGAAGCCATTTGCTAACCCCCGTAATGCGGCCGCTGGCAGTTTGCGTCAACTTGATTCAAAAATCACAGCAACTCGCCCATTGAGCTTTTATGCATATAGTGTAGGAATCATTGAGGGGGGGGAGCTAGAAGGCAGTCATTATCAACGGTTTGTTCAGTTAAAAAACTGGGGTTTACCTATGTGTGAAGAGACAAAACAATGCCACTCACTGACCGATGTAAAAGCATATTATAAAGACATTCTCGAGCGTCGAGATGCATTGAAATATGAAATTGATGGTGTAGTGATTAAGGTTGATAGTATTTCTTTGCAAGAGCAACTAGGCTTTGTTGCAAGAGCCCCGCGTTGGGCTATTGCTTATAAATTTCCTGCTCAAGAAGAACTGACCGTTTTAAACGATGTTGAATTTCAGGTCGGTCGTACTGGGGCAATAACCCCCGTAGCCAAATTAGAGCCTATTTTTGTTGGCGGGGTGACGGTGAGTAATGCGACATTACACAATGCCGATGAGATTGCTCGCTTAGGGGTTCATATTGGTGATACTGTCATTATTCGTCGTGCTGGTGATGTTATCCCTCAGATTGTATCAGTCGTAGAAGCTCGTCGTCCTGAAGACAGTAAGGCGATTATCTATCCAACAACATGCCCTGCTTGTGATTCTCAACTGGAACGAATTGAAGGCGAAGTCGTCACGCGTTGTGTCGCTGGTTTAGTTTGTCCTGCTCAACGTAAAGAAGCGTTAAAACATTTTGTTTCTCGCAAAGCGCTTGATGTAGATGGCTTGGGAGATAAAGTGGTAGAGCAACTCGTAGATAAAGAAATGGTGGAGACACCGGCTGATTTATTTAAACTGTCTGCAGGTGTATTAACAGTCCTCGATCGTATGGGACCAAAGTCAGCGCAGAATGTGGTCAATGCATTAAATAAAGCGAAAGAAACGACGTTATCACGTTTCTTATATTCTTTAGGGATCAGAGAAGTTGGAGAGGCGACTGCGGCTAATTTAGCTCTCCATTTTCAAACATTAAATGCAATAAGTTCCGCCACATTTGAACAATTAATTGAAGTCAGTGATGTTGGCGATATTGTTGCTAAACATATACTTGGTTTCTTTAGTGAGCCTCATAATCAAGCTGTGATTGAAAATTTACAACTGATGGGCGTTAATTGGCCGGATATTAAAGCGCTTGATGAATCGGTTCCTCAGCCACTAGCTGATAAAGTTGTTGTATTAACAGGAACATTATACAAACTAAAACGCAATGAAGCTAAAGCGGCACTACAAGAATTAGGCGCTAAAGTTGCTGGTAGTGTATCGAAGAATACCGATATTCTTTTTGCTGGAGAAGCAGCCGGTTCAAAATTAGCCAAAGCAGAAGAACTCGGTGTTGAAATAATGAATGAAGAACAGTTGATTGAAATATTAAATAATTAA
- a CDS encoding chemotaxis protein CheV: MTGILDSVNQRTQLVGQNRLELLTFRLMGRQRYGINVFKVKEVLQCPKLTSMPNLNPLVKGIAHIRGQTISVIDLSLATGGRATTDIDKCFIIISEFNRTIQGFLVKSVERIVNMHWEAILPPPQGTGRANYLTAVTNIDDELVEILDVEKILAEIAPIDETMNEELVEEMASISPEVVRRVLIADDSSVARKQVQRAVQSIGFETIMVKDGKEALDKLVDMANAGSVYEQIGLVISDVEMPEMDGYTLTAEIRREPALKDLHVILHTSLSGVFNQAMVERVGANQFIAKFNPDELGAAVKRAVEK, from the coding sequence ATGACAGGCATACTGGATTCGGTGAATCAGCGCACACAACTTGTAGGGCAAAACCGTTTAGAACTACTTACTTTCCGTCTTATGGGACGTCAACGTTATGGTATTAACGTTTTTAAAGTAAAAGAAGTATTACAGTGTCCGAAGTTGACTTCAATGCCAAATTTAAATCCATTAGTAAAAGGAATTGCTCACATTCGAGGTCAAACGATCTCTGTGATTGATTTAAGTCTTGCAACTGGTGGGCGAGCAACAACAGATATTGATAAGTGTTTTATCATTATTTCAGAATTTAACCGTACCATTCAAGGCTTCCTTGTTAAGTCTGTTGAGCGTATTGTTAATATGCATTGGGAGGCAATTTTACCGCCACCACAAGGCACTGGACGAGCAAACTACTTAACCGCAGTAACAAACATTGATGATGAATTAGTTGAAATCTTAGATGTAGAAAAGATTTTAGCTGAAATTGCGCCTATTGATGAGACAATGAATGAAGAATTGGTTGAAGAAATGGCGTCGATCAGTCCAGAAGTGGTTCGTAGAGTATTGATCGCTGATGATTCAAGTGTCGCTCGTAAGCAAGTGCAACGTGCCGTTCAATCGATTGGTTTTGAAACTATCATGGTAAAAGATGGTAAAGAAGCATTAGATAAATTAGTCGATATGGCAAATGCAGGTAGTGTATATGAACAAATTGGTTTGGTTATTTCCGATGTAGAAATGCCTGAAATGGATGGTTATACACTAACGGCAGAAATTCGTCGTGAACCAGCATTGAAAGATCTACACGTTATTTTACATACTTCATTAAGTGGTGTATTTAACCAAGCGATGGTTGAACGTGTCGGGGCAAACCAATTTATTGCGAAGTTTAACCCTGATGAATTAGGGGCTGCTGTTAAAAGAGCAGTTGAGAAGTAG
- a CDS encoding flagellar assembly protein FlgT, protein MKKIIYLITSLFTMCYTVQVNAEWFEVTGSASVLTSKNAARTHALEDAAYQAMLFSGADISRLKDLRVFLENDNKHYQFSGTEVRSIEVIKEKKKNGKLYVTTRIDIYPSANSCHIGQYKKTVMTSEITIDSPQQAVMGKVYQMGEDLSTVFARQLDKESQSFVSVGTSHIRIDKRQPEVAKMIAEDHGAQYIYSGQITDLSATIEQNLLKKDTINRQFAIDVAVIDGKTGQTVYSNNYRDVAQWDFPKTSEVDTQSARFWTSAFGEMVLRVNRDMMLDLENKFACKMTLPQVVNINNNRITMDLGRIHGVKKGDTLDLWHTGAFIDQNGLPRNKVAKTNITLTVDRVYEQNAELIVNQPQLINSIQIGDVMHKVTPK, encoded by the coding sequence ATGAAAAAAATAATTTATTTAATTACCTCTTTATTTACAATGTGTTACACCGTACAGGTTAATGCCGAGTGGTTCGAGGTCACAGGTTCTGCAAGTGTTCTTACCAGTAAAAATGCGGCAAGAACCCATGCACTAGAAGATGCAGCTTACCAAGCGATGCTTTTCTCAGGGGCCGATATTAGCCGCCTAAAAGATCTTCGTGTCTTTTTAGAAAACGATAATAAACACTATCAATTTAGCGGAACTGAAGTTCGTAGTATTGAAGTGATTAAAGAAAAAAAGAAAAACGGCAAGCTGTACGTTACCACTCGTATTGACATTTACCCTTCGGCAAACAGTTGCCATATTGGGCAATACAAAAAAACGGTAATGACAAGCGAAATCACGATCGACTCCCCACAACAAGCGGTTATGGGTAAGGTTTATCAGATGGGTGAAGATCTCAGCACCGTATTCGCTAGACAGTTAGATAAAGAATCACAAAGCTTTGTGTCTGTCGGTACGTCTCATATCCGCATTGATAAACGTCAACCAGAAGTCGCTAAAATGATTGCCGAAGATCATGGGGCTCAATATATTTACTCTGGTCAAATTACAGATTTAAGTGCAACCATTGAACAAAATTTATTAAAGAAAGACACCATTAATCGTCAGTTTGCAATTGACGTTGCCGTCATTGATGGAAAAACAGGACAAACAGTTTACAGCAATAATTATCGTGATGTTGCTCAATGGGATTTCCCTAAAACCAGCGAAGTCGATACACAAAGTGCTCGTTTTTGGACTTCAGCTTTTGGTGAAATGGTACTTCGTGTTAATCGTGACATGATGCTCGATTTAGAAAATAAATTCGCTTGTAAAATGACATTGCCACAAGTAGTAAATATCAATAACAATCGTATCACGATGGATCTAGGTCGTATTCATGGTGTTAAAAAAGGCGATACGTTGGATTTATGGCACACTGGTGCATTCATTGATCAAAATGGTTTACCTCGTAATAAGGTAGCCAAAACGAATATAACATTAACGGTTGATCGCGTTTATGAACAAAATGCTGAATTAATCGTTAATCAACCTCAATTAATTAACAGTATTCAAATTGGTGATGTTATGCATAAAGTCACACCAAAATAA
- a CDS encoding GGDEF domain-containing protein → MGRFEAALESHLSYEVLQQWINHNKEQQAYEALELRRNTLENQIIIQNSENNKKQQQTELLKTKQNRNLLFLCFIFLFLFTLYMTYSRRKLRLLTEKDTLTTLNNRASIFNKIKSTLKTPHSKMALIMLDVDNFKQFNDEHGHPNGDLALKHLSIVLQKHLSFPHEIGRVGGEEFMIILKNLSKLECSRLINKLRIELEQSTFMTLDVKRLAITASFSWMYIEESMTDIDQIYFVLDEGLYQAKANGRNCIVDALIDPIT, encoded by the coding sequence ATGGGAAGATTTGAAGCGGCATTAGAGAGTCATTTATCGTATGAAGTATTACAACAATGGATAAATCATAATAAAGAACAACAAGCTTACGAAGCATTGGAGTTACGTAGAAACACCCTTGAAAATCAAATTATTATCCAAAACTCAGAGAACAATAAAAAACAACAACAAACTGAATTACTAAAAACAAAGCAAAATCGTAATCTACTTTTTTTATGCTTTATCTTTTTATTTTTATTTACTCTCTATATGACGTACTCACGAAGAAAACTTCGTTTACTCACAGAGAAAGATACATTAACAACCCTAAATAATAGGGCTTCTATTTTTAATAAAATTAAGTCGACATTAAAAACACCTCATTCAAAAATGGCCTTAATCATGCTCGACGTTGATAATTTCAAGCAATTCAATGATGAACATGGACATCCAAATGGTGACTTAGCTTTAAAGCATTTATCAATCGTCCTACAAAAACACCTCTCATTCCCTCATGAAATCGGTCGTGTTGGGGGGGAGGAATTTATGATTATCTTAAAAAACCTTTCAAAATTGGAATGCTCTAGGTTAATAAATAAATTAAGAATTGAACTCGAACAATCAACATTCATGACGTTAGATGTAAAAAGATTAGCGATTACGGCAAGCTTTTCTTGGATGTATATTGAAGAATCAATGACGGATATAGACCAAATCTATTTCGTTTTAGATGAAGGATTATATCAAGCTAAAGCGAATGGTCGGAATTGTATTGTCGATGCGTTAATTGATCCAATCACTTAA
- a CDS encoding FlgO family outer membrane protein, with translation MRVLVVMLLSMVISACAYSPIYNGKEPFNGSPFMLADTPRHTMDYFIESLTEQLITSNTTLSARSPIAITSFVDLQQMDQTNWLGNSVTEGFIFQLQRRGFKVIDYKTTGNIRVTQQGDFAFSRDWKELVQEQQVDYVLTGTMLRQDGGVLINARIIGMQTRVVVASAQGFLPADRIGRDLDTLNTMRMEDGVLIRSDVEKADRNTIILRP, from the coding sequence ATGAGAGTTTTGGTTGTAATGTTACTGTCTATGGTAATAAGTGCTTGTGCTTATTCACCTATTTATAATGGTAAAGAACCGTTTAATGGCAGCCCATTTATGTTAGCTGATACGCCTAGACATACGATGGATTATTTTATTGAAAGTTTAACTGAACAATTGATTACGTCTAACACGACGCTATCAGCGCGTTCTCCAATTGCGATTACTTCTTTTGTTGATTTACAGCAGATGGATCAAACGAACTGGTTAGGTAACTCTGTAACTGAAGGGTTTATTTTCCAACTGCAACGTCGTGGCTTTAAAGTTATTGATTATAAAACAACAGGAAACATCAGAGTTACTCAGCAAGGTGATTTTGCGTTTAGCCGTGATTGGAAAGAATTAGTTCAAGAGCAGCAAGTTGATTATGTATTAACAGGAACCATGCTTCGTCAAGATGGTGGCGTATTAATTAACGCTCGTATTATTGGAATGCAAACTCGTGTTGTTGTTGCTTCTGCACAAGGCTTTTTACCTGCGGATCGAATTGGCCGTGATTTAGATACATTAAATACCATGAGAATGGAAGATGGCGTTTTAATTCGTTCTGATGTCGAAAAAGCAGATCGCAATACTATTATTTTACGTCCATAG
- the gltX gene encoding glutamate--tRNA ligase, whose translation MTVKTRFAPSPTGYLHVGGARTALYSWLFAKNKGGEFVLRIEDTDLERNSQEAVDAILEGMKWMGMEWDEGPYYQSKRFDRYNEVVDLLLSEDKAYKCYASKELLDEIRTEQEENKEMARYDANHPKIVAANAAAKEGDASVIRFRNPKEGSVVFDDQIRGRIEISNSQLDDLIIRRTDGAPTYNFVVVVDDWDMGITQVIRGEDHINNTPRQINIYEALGAPVPMFAHCAMILGDDGAKLSKRHGAVSVMQYRDEGYLPNALNNYLVRLGWSHGDQEIFSQEEMINLFSLDAVSKSASAFNTDKLRWLNNHYIKTSEPEYVANYLQWHLDQKEISLDNGPAITDVITLVSERCNTLIELADQSRYFYEDFEAFDAGAAKKHLRGVAKGPLELALAKIEALQEWTTENLHNVIEEVCAELEIGMGKIGMPLRVAVTGGGQSPSVDAVMQLIGKERVVTRIKMALAFIAEREANA comes from the coding sequence ATGACGGTTAAAACACGTTTTGCTCCAAGCCCAACAGGCTACCTTCACGTTGGTGGTGCACGCACTGCACTTTATTCATGGCTTTTTGCTAAAAACAAAGGCGGCGAATTTGTACTTCGTATTGAAGACACAGATTTAGAACGTAACTCTCAAGAAGCGGTTGATGCAATTCTTGAAGGCATGAAGTGGATGGGAATGGAGTGGGACGAAGGTCCATACTACCAATCTAAGCGTTTTGATCGTTATAACGAAGTCGTAGATCTATTGCTTTCTGAAGATAAAGCATACAAATGTTATGCTTCAAAAGAATTGCTTGATGAAATTCGTACAGAGCAAGAAGAAAATAAAGAGATGGCTCGCTACGATGCAAACCATCCTAAAATTGTTGCCGCAAATGCCGCAGCAAAAGAAGGCGATGCTTCTGTTATTCGCTTCCGTAATCCAAAAGAAGGCAGTGTTGTCTTTGATGACCAAATCCGTGGTCGTATTGAAATCTCAAACAGCCAATTAGATGACTTGATCATTCGTCGTACTGATGGTGCACCAACGTATAACTTCGTTGTTGTCGTTGATGACTGGGATATGGGTATTACTCAGGTTATTCGTGGTGAAGATCATATTAATAATACACCTCGTCAAATCAATATCTATGAAGCACTTGGTGCTCCAGTACCAATGTTTGCACACTGTGCAATGATCCTTGGTGATGATGGCGCTAAATTATCTAAGCGTCATGGCGCGGTATCGGTAATGCAGTATCGTGATGAAGGCTATCTACCTAATGCACTAAATAACTATTTAGTTCGTCTTGGTTGGTCTCATGGCGATCAAGAAATCTTCTCTCAAGAAGAAATGATTAACTTATTTAGCTTAGATGCAGTAAGTAAATCAGCGTCGGCGTTTAATACTGATAAACTTCGTTGGTTGAACAATCATTACATCAAAACATCTGAACCAGAATATGTAGCTAACTACCTACAATGGCATTTAGATCAAAAAGAAATCTCTTTAGACAATGGTCCTGCAATTACTGACGTTATTACGTTAGTTAGTGAGCGTTGTAATACATTGATTGAGCTGGCTGACCAATCTCGTTATTTCTACGAAGACTTCGAAGCATTTGATGCTGGTGCAGCTAAAAAACATCTACGTGGTGTTGCAAAAGGTCCTTTAGAATTAGCGCTTGCTAAAATTGAAGCTCTACAAGAGTGGACAACAGAGAATCTGCATAACGTTATTGAAGAAGTTTGTGCAGAGCTAGAAATCGGTATGGGTAAAATTGGTATGCCTTTGCGTGTAGCCGTTACTGGCGGTGGTCAATCACCATCAGTTGACGCTGTAATGCAGTTAATCGGTAAAGAACGAGTAGTTACTCGAATTAAGATGGCGTTAGCATTTATTGCTGAACGTGAAGCGAACGCTTAA
- the flgA gene encoding flagellar basal body P-ring formation chaperone FlgA: MAFYNKNMMIIKKRDNKITFYRLISFIGLFISFFNTNAHAATDEQLEAIKDSAESFLESQIEVPSNGTLSLESARIDSRIHATDCPEPLTSSLPGRLNSSGNTSVLVECIADNWKIYVPVKAELMMPLVTAATSLSKGLTLSANDLNLTLVNSRTYRRGGYINTNDLIGSRIKRSVRAGDVVEKNDICMVCRNDSVIIKAVKGELSILTKGTALGDAALGDNVNVQNNKSKRIINGVVTAVGEISIRF, from the coding sequence ATGGCATTTTATAATAAAAATATGATGATAATTAAAAAGCGTGATAACAAAATCACTTTTTATCGACTTATAAGCTTTATCGGCCTATTTATAAGTTTCTTTAATACTAATGCGCATGCTGCCACAGATGAGCAACTTGAAGCAATTAAAGACTCTGCGGAGTCTTTTCTAGAATCTCAAATTGAAGTGCCGAGTAATGGCACATTAAGTCTAGAGTCCGCGCGAATAGATAGTAGAATTCATGCGACAGACTGTCCAGAACCTTTAACGTCCTCCTTGCCTGGTCGACTTAATTCCAGTGGTAATACATCCGTATTAGTGGAATGTATTGCAGATAATTGGAAGATCTATGTCCCTGTAAAAGCAGAATTAATGATGCCTTTAGTCACGGCGGCAACGTCTCTTTCAAAAGGACTCACACTCAGCGCAAATGACTTAAATTTAACCTTAGTCAACAGCCGAACGTATCGCCGAGGCGGCTATATTAATACGAATGATCTTATTGGGTCACGAATTAAACGCAGCGTTCGAGCCGGTGATGTTGTTGAAAAAAACGACATCTGCATGGTATGTCGCAATGACAGTGTTATAATTAAAGCGGTAAAAGGGGAATTAAGTATCCTAACTAAAGGAACAGCATTGGGTGACGCGGCTTTGGGCGATAATGTAAACGTCCAAAATAACAAATCTAAACGCATCATCAATGGCGTTGTTACTGCGGTAGGTGAAATTAGTATTCGATTTTAA
- a CDS encoding LPP20 family lipoprotein, producing the protein MMKHWFLLALLVLVGCQPLGVMRESDHLNAVGYASISEQAGKNIDEQRIRAMRASKVDAYRELAEQVYGMRISGKVEMNDQQLGEESTTAGVDGIIRGAEVIRTYLVGDSYVTELKLDLKKMERMKNQGQVYDVPSTQRKTTLF; encoded by the coding sequence ATGATGAAGCATTGGTTTTTATTAGCATTATTAGTCTTAGTGGGTTGTCAGCCTTTAGGTGTAATGCGTGAAAGTGATCATTTGAATGCGGTTGGTTATGCGAGCATTAGTGAACAAGCCGGCAAGAATATTGATGAACAAAGAATTCGCGCAATGCGAGCATCAAAAGTTGATGCGTATCGTGAGCTTGCAGAGCAAGTCTACGGAATGCGTATCAGCGGTAAAGTTGAGATGAATGATCAACAACTTGGTGAAGAATCAACAACTGCAGGTGTGGATGGTATTATTCGCGGCGCAGAAGTGATCAGAACATACTTAGTTGGAGACAGCTACGTCACTGAGCTGAAATTAGATCTTAAAAAGATGGAACGCATGAAAAACCAAGGTCAGGTTTATGATGTGCCATCAACACAAAGAAAAACAACCTTATTTTAA
- a CDS encoding tetratricopeptide repeat protein, which produces MTLLTLCLMVSFSSNAISIMESDSWKKDYHQARIQDPNIALIMLEDVYNGLEPSAERVYVALRMHGFITRRGGEYPLPSPTSNPYSQVEYSIVKAMNLEDQAQVSNAFFLTSQSYQQADKLDDSDLDAIFNIQLCKYNLMLGQLYLGEFYCQSAIQNIKTSTNHYIDLKWPYRLLALAYQEMNNFTKALKASEEVIKLSQPYDINDTTFNNIGNLLISMGKLNSGELYLLKSLEIRKSRNIAQKVAQTETDLDELYLKKGQLDKAKLFSLRAIENFNSGIFKIGLGSAYLVHGKILTAEVFFDEGIEYLYLALSTLKDKKNSKLIINTYQSLSRIYLEYQHPNKALELINLAINKAKKQKVKIYSSHPICIKQRY; this is translated from the coding sequence ATGACACTATTAACTCTCTGCTTAATGGTGTCTTTTTCTTCCAATGCCATTTCAATAATGGAATCTGACTCTTGGAAAAAAGACTACCACCAAGCAAGAATTCAAGATCCTAATATCGCTTTAATCATGCTAGAAGACGTTTATAATGGCCTTGAACCTAGCGCTGAACGGGTTTATGTCGCCCTTCGCATGCATGGTTTCATAACACGCAGAGGCGGTGAATACCCTTTACCATCCCCCACATCTAATCCTTACTCTCAAGTTGAATATTCTATTGTTAAAGCAATGAATCTTGAAGACCAAGCCCAAGTATCAAATGCTTTTTTTCTTACCTCTCAGAGCTACCAACAAGCCGATAAGCTTGATGACTCTGACCTAGATGCAATTTTTAATATACAACTGTGTAAATATAATCTTATGTTAGGTCAACTTTATCTCGGCGAATTTTATTGTCAGAGCGCCATACAAAATATAAAAACATCAACCAATCATTATATTGACCTTAAATGGCCCTATCGATTGCTTGCGCTTGCCTACCAAGAAATGAATAATTTCACTAAAGCATTAAAAGCCAGTGAAGAAGTGATAAAGCTAAGTCAACCCTATGACATTAATGACACTACCTTTAATAACATAGGAAACTTACTCATCTCTATGGGTAAATTAAATTCAGGTGAATTGTATTTATTAAAATCATTAGAGATTAGAAAGAGCAGGAATATTGCTCAAAAAGTAGCGCAAACAGAAACGGATTTAGATGAATTATATTTAAAAAAAGGACAATTAGATAAAGCAAAATTATTTTCTCTGCGGGCTATTGAGAACTTTAATAGTGGGATTTTCAAAATAGGCTTAGGTTCTGCTTACTTAGTACATGGAAAAATATTAACCGCAGAAGTTTTTTTTGATGAAGGTATTGAATACCTTTATTTAGCCTTATCGACGCTTAAAGATAAAAAAAATTCCAAATTAATCATCAATACATATCAGTCATTGAGTCGTATTTATTTAGAATACCAACACCCCAACAAAGCATTAGAACTGATCAATTTAGCGATTAATAAAGCAAAAAAACAGAAAGTAAAAATTTACTCGTCTCATCCTATTTGCATCAAGCAAAGGTATTAA